A region of the Longimicrobium sp. genome:
GTTCCATGAAGAAGATCTCGGAGTCGGCGGTGCGCCGGCTGTCGCTGTACCTTCGCTTCCTGCAGGAAGCGGATGCGGCGGGTACGGATACCATTTCCAGTGGCGAGCTCGCGCGGCGCGGGGGGGCAACCTCGGCGCAGGTGCGCAAGGACCTGTCGCTGTTCGGGTCGTTCGGGAAGCGCGGGACCGGGTAC
Encoded here:
- a CDS encoding winged-helix domain-containing protein — protein: MKKISESAVRRLSLYLRFLQEADAAGTDTISSGELARRGGATSAQVRKDLSLFGSFGKRGTGY